The window taatttttttatttgaaacactATTTGATCTCTTATTGGATTCCTTTTTAGGCTTGTTGGTTTTTATCGGTGCAATTGCATTTGTATTAGTTACGTTTTCTGCGTGATAAAGGGTATTTCGTATTATGTCTAAGtaattttcatctaattttGCCATGTTTTAGATcctaaaaactacttttttcaaGGTTTTATGACGAAAACGCGGtgttaatgtttttgtttttaaaaggaTCGCCATAACCTCACTTAGCGATGGTAGTTCAAATACACCGCCGTAACCAGTGTTGCCAGGTTAAAATCACCGCAAGCggtagatttaaaaataaaacggcatacttatttttgtatttaaaacaagaaataagattattagacacatagttttttattttaaaaccgaATAAACCCAAAAATATAGTTATGatcaataaaagttttattgtcaaaaataaatacctaCCTAACGAAAGTTCGCTAAAGTCGCCACCGTCTAAGACTTTATGAGTGGTAATACTAATTTAACATTTATACTATATATTTTCTGTGAAtcaagaaatgttaaaaataaattgacaaCATAATATATAGTTAAATGCCCAATCATATAAAATCTTAGGCGCTAAAGAATTTTCATTCCTACATAGTCTGAATCAAAAAAGTGATGATGAACggattttttgtacatattattattattattattattataataagacaACAATCCTTGACTAATGTTTTAGTTAAAGCATTAACTGCTGCCTATGTATTCCATAGGATAGTTATAActgatgtattctttttaaagcATCAGACCAACAATACCGTTGATGGGTAGTTTGTTCTTTTGtttcgttttttataaattaatttgggAAAATTTCCTTTCTGCATCTGCAGATAAATGAggcaaaattgaaatcaaaatttgaGATCTATGTATCTCGGACTATGAGCATACTGCTCAACTTGAATTATCCAAAATCGTATCATTCGAGATGAATGGCATCTATTGAAGCTATAAATGCTTTGGGAAAATCCGATTTTTTGCattatttgttttcattatcaattttttgaaactcgTTATCTGCTACTATgtttggaaaatttattaataaaggtaTATCTTATGGATTCCCATGTGCcttcaaaaatacatttaggGTTTATTAATGAcacgtttttaaatattatgtcatCGAAATTATACCATAATcatcaatatataaaaattaaaaaaagtatattttgttgACATTTTACGTTCCTCATTGTTAGCTCTGTTATAAACTTACTAAAAACTTAAACTACAAAACgttaacatatatttaaaaacaccGACAATTTGTCTatcaaactattgactatttgTCATGTTCGAAgacgatttttttaagacatggGGGAATTACCGAaacgtaataactaatatttatttattctctatttttttgtaaattaatttgaagATATGAGTAGAAGGTTTAATGATAGATATAAACAGCTTTGCGGAAGCTCGGTAGCTAAAGCATGAAAACGGTAGATCTGCCTCGCTGCATGGGCGAAGTTAGAGCCTCAAAAATGGGGGGGCTAAAGCCCTCATCCAGGGGCAGAGTTACACGAAGAGGTGAGGGGGTGGCCATCAAAGAAAAGTCCGCCGGAGGTAGCAAATTTTTTGGTGGGCACCTTCATTTTCACTTATAAgccgttaaaattattaaaaaaaagagaatagtcttaaacagcttctattctaatttgctgtactatatacataatatcatgaatttgttttacttttattttcatattaggtTTGATCCAAGGAACACGTTtctgaattttattgcaatatccaTAATGTATGAACCATTCTGTATATGTATTGGAGTATATTGCATACACACCAAAAGTCAAAAGTCGctagtttttaaaaacattctaaactttcaagaaaaatttcaaagttcaaaataatatcattttaatatctaattgtcggacttaattaatttagacaaagttaaacacgacgtttcggttggtaagtatctccaaccattattatattaaaatgttatattaagtgTAAACTAGCAGTTTACACTtggtaacggttggagatacttaccaaccaaaacgtcgtgtttaactttgtttaaattaattaagaaaatgcaaatccgacaattagatattacttctccattgtctcccaccttcaaaaccaatatcattttaataatacgcaataattcttcaaaaatagtaaaagcaacatttatttaaaatgtccttaaataaaatgaaatccaataaaattatcttataactactctaataaaagttttcgatttcctttttttaaaaacttttaaaatttcatctggCGACGATAACTTTGTTAGACCACTTTCAATACTAAGAGTGGTTAGTGCTAAAGAACTAAATCGATCCTGACCCATCGTTGacctaaaccaatttttaattcttctcattGTTGAGAAAGAGCGTTCGCAGGGCGCTGAAGGAATTGGAAAAACTAATGCTATTTGCATAAGGGTATAATGCATTTGGAAAAGTCTCTTTTCTTAATACAACTTTAATATCAGAAATGGTAATGTTGTGGCTCtggcttttatttatgcaattcccAATAACGGTCATTTCTGCTTTTAATAACTCCTTATCGATTAAAAAGGTATCTCCATACAATTTAATGAATTCCAAACTACCATCAAAATCCATctgcaaaaaattgaagacagatttagctaatttctgactttcggaagaaaatcttatttttagatgatttattatattgtcgagagacctataataaattgaaattagccaAAACTTTTGTGCCTCGTTTTTTATCAAAGGTGAATTTAAGAACGTTTCTTCGTGTACTGCGGAAGTGGAAGCTTCAACCACATATTCTTTAAGTCttatactttctgtttttttacgttttgaacaatttttttgggggggctaatttcattttaaaggggGCTAAGCCCCCCTAACTCCGCCCATGCCTCGCTGGCCGGAACTTAGTGCCGTTTCACATGAGGCGTACAACGCGCCTACGTCCTACGCTGCAAGTAGGGCGTCGACTTTCTTTTCACATGGGGATAGTGAAGCAGTATCAAAATGGACGCGCAACTGTGTACCTCGGACATTGTTGCCGTGACAGTATATTGTTTAATTCAGAgaaaaatagcaagaaaaagACGAATTTGGGTACATCCTATTGTCAGCCAAAGGTTACTAAAAGGTGCATTTGTAACCCTATATTCGGAGTTGAGGGAGCATCcaaggaaattttttaattactttcgGATGAGTACTACGACCTTCGACGAATTGAATGTAAAACTAGAATTCAAGTTGATCCATAAAAATGTAGTTAGGCTATCTATATCGGCGACCGAACGACTGTGTGTTGCTCTCaggtaagttaataataaactgatagttattgaatattatttattgcgatatataattttacattatgGCAACTGAGTGTAGGCAGGAATGTTCATATACTGGTCAGGTGGTTGGCTTGAAGTAGACGTATTTGATTGTGGCGACGATATAATGTCGTATGCCCCAGGGAAAATCGTTGGTATTGAAGTAAATCCACTTGATGCAGATGACGTAGGTGACGTAGGTtgacaataataaatattgtttggAGGATAGGGTTCCTGTGTAATTATTGCTGCAGGTTGTActgggatttttttaaaattttaaccaatAAATTCAATACTTCAATTCGAAATTGCAGTTTTTGATCCTAATTGAAGTTCCAAAGAGTCGGTAATAATGAGTTCAAAAATGATTTGTCTTATCATCACCCATAGgctcttcagttttttttttaatttaaccagATATTCTTCTAATGCATTTCTTTTTGGAGCCCTTTTTCTCTCAAAAAGTGGTTTCACTCGTTCAGCTTGGACTTTCCCATCATCGATTTCTTTATCTGAatggtcatcattttcttggtTACTGTTTTGGTCATCTGATTGTGGAGTGGCCTCAGTAAAATTTGCTTCGGTGctaaaaaatgtatgttttttcaGGTCCCAAGTGAAATACCTGTTGAGTTCCATAGATTTCTCCAAAAACCTCAAATTctcataatatgtatatttgacACCTTTTTTAGCTGCTGATCCGCTTTTCAAAGTTTTTCCTTTAGCACGACAACGAGTGAAGGCATCTCTTACGGTTTTCCAACGTTTTTGTAGcttaacaactaaaaaaaaaatttaatccatgaatatatttttttttatttcagatatatttttttatttcagatatttggCAAGTGGCAACACATTTACAGATTTACGTTATACATATCGACTGGGCATTTCAACTATCAGCACTGTTGTGGAAGAAGTTAGTATCGTTATTTGGACTTTGCTCAAGGATGAATGTATGGGAATACCAAGTACTAAAAAATGGGAAAACATTTCCATGGAATTTGAAGAGCTCGCAAATTTTCCCAATTGTATTGGGGCCGTCGACGGCAAACATATCAGAATTATTAAGCCGACAAAAAGTGGCTCTCTCTTCTTCAATTATAAGCATTTCTTCTCAGTCCTTTTATTAGCCGTTTGTGACCGAATTATTGCTTTACTTATGTCGATGTTGGAGCATATGGAAAGTTTTCTGATTCAACAGTATTCAAAAAAGGTCCGTTTTGGCAAAAACTTCAAAAGGATTCATTAAATATCCCAAAAGGAAAACctttaccaaaataaaatattgctcAACCTTATGTCATAGTAGGTGATGAAGCCTTTCCGCTGACAAAAAATTTACTACGTCCATATGCACGAAAGAAtctgaattacaaaaaaaaaatattcaactatAGGTTAACCCGTGCTAAAAGATTTATCAAATGTACCTTCGAGATATTATCAAAGAAATGGCGAATTTTTCACAGACCATTGAATGTGAGTTTacgcctttcaaaaaaaataattaaagtctGCTGCATTCTGCACAATTTTGTTCATGTGAGAGATGGTTTCAAGTTTGAAGATACATTAACAATTCATGGATTTCGCGATTCCACATACAGAATACCACAAAGTTCTACTATAAACACAACAAGAGATGCTTTTGCCAATTATTTTGTAGGCAGTGGAAAAGTGGTTTGgcaataaagtaaaataaattagcaTACAATATGGTGTACCtatctaaataaactaaatacatGTGCATACCTgctgttttcttttctttgtcaTCTGAAGCCTTGAAATTGGGAATAATAGCAGCAGCAATATCCACCCAAGATTTTCCCTAGCGTCTCTGTTTTTTTTGACGGAAACgtcccaaatattttttttcctcaataGCACTAATCATCAATTCTGTGTCGACGAGATCCATTGAATTGAGGGTTGAACAGTTGAAGGATGGTCCGGCAAGAATAATCACATTATTGAACCACGAATACCAcaatacaaaatacaaatacacGGAATGTgaactgaagaaaaaaaatggaatttagGCAACAGCACGGCTACTACAAATGCCCCCACTTCCAGCGCGCGTCGTCGCATGTGAATGGGTACACTTGCCACCATGCCCTTACGCCTGGCGTACCTACGTCGGGGGTACGGGCCAGGCGTGGAGCCCGCGCCGTAAATTTCACGCTGGCGTACACGCGTGCTCGAAACGCCTGCATCTGAAATGTACCAATAGAAAGTGGAATCTCGGTCAAATAGATTCTTCCTAACATTACTAAcctaatttagtattttttgcggtagttttcattttattttgattttttgtggaTATTTTGATTTGGTGAGTTTATTTTGATGATCGAGTGAGAATAGTAGAAGGATaccataaaactttaatataattttttgtaattttaattttgttttttagctaCCGATTATAAAAGTCTGAGTGATTGTAATAAAAACTAAGACCCTTGCAATGGAACCGGGTCAGTTTTTAGTCTCTTAAAAATCAATACAGGGGCAATCTTTCTAGTATTTTCCATAGTTTATttggtttgctttaaaaaatttgagaatataaacataaacagaaaTCGGTATTATTAAAGgcggtattataaatatttttcaaaaattgactttaactTCAACCATCAAGTTACGCTTAACAATAGAATGTCAGTTTTATAAACGTCCCATTTCTTCTTATTCGTCTTTGAGACGTTATTAGGGCCATGTGCTTCTGTCTTGGCCGTAGAtatactagaaaaaaagtttctagACTTGACAGTCCGATACTTTCGAGGAAATAATATCGTTTTTTTACCATCTATATGTcgaggaataaaaaaaatagctttttcaGTGTTGGgttaaattcataattattgacaatatatgtcaaaaaccaggattttttataaagtttaactGATACTCCATCCATCCGATAAAGTTAACTTCTACATGTTGAAATTAACTGTGAGATGTGACGTTATTTCACAAGTTAACTTTAAGTTATCTgccaaaatagttttataataccGGCCCCAAAGTCAAAATTGATATTACAGCTGCCAACTGTCAAATAAATTCTAAGAAAATCAACGGAAGCGTTTCCGAATGTTTAGAATGTTTAAGTAATCGAACGAAAACCTGTAATCTAccgaaaattttttaattaaccagTTAATTCAACTAGTGAACTAAAGGTGAAAACACAGTATtaaatgtgtttaaaaatatgaaaaaaatcagaGAGATATGTCAATTTTATGTGTAAGGGGGACACTATAAGTGTTATGTTCAGCATTCACCATTAATTCAACGGTTGAATTAACCggttaatgaaaaatttttcaGTAGGTCTCAGATTACCGTTCGGTTACTTAAACATTGGGCACTTTTTAGAATTCACCGGTTGAATTAACCcgttaatcaaaaaaaaattcggtAGATCTCAGGTTGCTGTTCGGTTACTTAAACATTCGAAAACGCTTAGGTTGGTTTTCCTAGAGTTTTTCTGACAGTTTGCAGCTTTAACAATATCGATTtctatttatgtttatatttttaaattctttgaagCAAACCAAACAAACTATGGTAGCATTTTCCATGAAAACATTAAAAGGTGGCCACTGTTATGATGTTTAAGAAactaaaaaccaaacaaaaacgACCCAGTTCCATAGTAAGGGTCTCAGTTTCTGCTGCTATCAATTTGTGGCTTTTATAGTCGGCaccaataaacaaacaaaatttaaaaaaaagcgtaCTAAAGTTTTATGTTATTCTTCTACTATTCTCATTCGACCatcaaaataaagttaaaatattcacaaaaaattaaaatgaaaattaaacaacagcaaatttaacaaaactaagccgtaaaaatgcaaaattaggTTAGGTATCCTATGAAGAATCTATTTGACCGAGATTCCACCTTAAAATCTCGGTTAATCCGATGCCTCATCGGTCGCAACCAGCTGATTTCACTGGTTAATTTTGAAACGTGGGATTTTTTGTTCCGGGTTAATTCTGAAACGCCTCGGTTATTGCCGGTGCAAC of the Anthonomus grandis grandis chromosome 3, icAntGran1.3, whole genome shotgun sequence genome contains:
- the LOC126734230 gene encoding uncharacterized protein LOC126734230: MSTTTFDELNVKLEFKLIHKNVVRLSISATERLCVALRYLASGNTFTDLRYTYRLGISTISTVVEEVSIVIWTLLKDECMGIPSTKKWENISMEFEELANFPNCIGAVDGKHIRIIKPTKSGSLFFNYKHFFSVLLLAVCDRIIALLMSMLEHMESFLIQQYSKKVRFGKNFKRIH